The Ignavibacteria bacterium nucleotide sequence AAGGAATAGTATCCGTTCTCGTCAGTCATAGTAGTTGCAACCAGTTTACCGTCGCCGTGGCTGCAGGTATAAGAGCCAGATTCCACCGTGAAGTCATCAGTTCTTCCAGCGCAGCTGCATTTTGAAACATAGAGCTGAACTGTAACACCGGGGACTCCAACTTCGCGAGGATCCATAACTCCGTCAGCATCGTCATCTCTCCAGACAAAGTTACCAACACTTGCAAATAATGTAGGATCGAAATAGAAACCAGCGTCTATAGTTCTATTTACTAATGGATCTCTATCTTCATCAGCGTTTATGCACCATGTTGTAACGTATGTATTGTCACCGCAAACTTTTGTAAATACATCAGAATCAACACTGCGGTCGTCGAGCACGTGCTTTTCAGTAGGAACCCAGCCATACGGGGCTGCGAATCTTATGAAGTAGTGGCCCGGCAGAAGATTGCTGAAAAGATATTTGCCATCGTCACCAGTGGTAACTGAACCAATCTTAATTCCATCGCACAGAGCGCCGTCGGTGCATGCAGTAGGTCTATTATGATCTGCGGTGCAGAGATAAAGTGTAGCCTTTATTCCTTTAAGTCCCGTTTCATTCATAGTCTGCAGTCCGTCTCTGTTAGCATCATTCCATACGAGGTCACCGATACCGGGGAGGTCGCAGCCTTCATGGCATACGGCGAAATCGATATCGAGGTTCTTCGTGCAGGCAGAAAACATCATGCATCCGGTAGTGTTTGTTTCATAAACGGGGTTGCATACGTCAGGGCAATTCGGTCTTGGAACAGTTCTGAATCCGTGAGGCAGGCAAACTTCAATGCAATACTCGCCAGGAATAAGTCCACTGAATTCATAGTTGCCGTTAAGGTCCGTAACTGTTTCCTCAAGGAATAAGCCCCTGCAGTGCCTTCTGTGAGAAGCTGCAGAAAGGTCAAGAATTCCATCTTCCGGAATAATGTCGCAGGCATAAAGTCTAATCCTAACGCCGGCAATTCCCTTCTCTTCGCAATCCATAACGCCATTGTGATTGCAGTCGTTAAATACCATGTCACCAATGGTTACGAGATCGCAGTCCTGAGGCTGGAAAAGACCAGCGTCCATACCCAAGCGATCATTTGATCCGCTACCCGGCAGAACAATAACGCCAGTGTGGCAAAGGTACGGGAAAATATCGGAATCTTTCTCGTCGCTTGTGCCCTGGAACATCGGGCTTACTGCCCAGGTATCATTAGGAAGAGTTACCTTTACAAAATAAAGACCCGCAGGGAGACCACCAAAGGAGTAGTTTCCGTTCAGATCTGTTTTTGTTTCAGCGAGCTTCGTTGATTGTGTATTCTGCAGTTCGCTAGCCGAAATCGGTGATGTTACTGAAGGACAGCCGTAAAGGGTAACAGTAACATCCGGAATACCAGGTTCGCCGGGATCCTGGATGCCGTTTTTGTTAAGATCATTCCATACCAGGTTTCCAATACAGTAATAAGTAGTCTGTGCCTGGACAAGCCCGGAAAGAACCCAGAAACATGCCATAATAAGCATGGCGAACACGTGTAACCTTTTCATCTCTCATCCTCCTAAAATTGATTAATGATTGTTTAAT carries:
- a CDS encoding T9SS type A sorting domain-containing protein gives rise to the protein MKRLHVFAMLIMACFWVLSGLVQAQTTYYCIGNLVWNDLNKNGIQDPGEPGIPDVTVTLYGCPSVTSPISASELQNTQSTKLAETKTDLNGNYSFGGLPAGLYFVKVTLPNDTWAVSPMFQGTSDEKDSDIFPYLCHTGVIVLPGSGSNDRLGMDAGLFQPQDCDLVTIGDMVFNDCNHNGVMDCEEKGIAGVRIRLYACDIIPEDGILDLSAASHRRHCRGLFLEETVTDLNGNYEFSGLIPGEYCIEVCLPHGFRTVPRPNCPDVCNPVYETNTTGCMMFSACTKNLDIDFAVCHEGCDLPGIGDLVWNDANRDGLQTMNETGLKGIKATLYLCTADHNRPTACTDGALCDGIKIGSVTTGDDGKYLFSNLLPGHYFIRFAAPYGWVPTEKHVLDDRSVDSDVFTKVCGDNTYVTTWCINADEDRDPLVNRTIDAGFYFDPTLFASVGNFVWRDDDADGVMDPREVGVPGVTVQLYVSKCSCAGRTDDFTVESGSYTCSHGDGKLVATTMTDENGYYSFETIEPGHYYLKIVPPSCFLLTQYRRAGVPYDENSDFWPKTGTTRCLNLDANDNITCIDAGLIPKDPEAGMVGNFVWNDANKNGVQDCGEKGICGITVELHKCDGGALVATEVTDENGMYLFTNVPANTTYYVKFILPAQYQFTAQNADANDALDSDPCPEKWITANFTLGPGQNNMTLDAGMYTASCTFGNYVWNDKNNNGKKDNDEPGMADVTVELHKCGESTAIKSVKTDAEGFYTFSDILADSYYLKIIIPEGYVLGKSEESSDSGVNVGLALEGTCFDLNRETALKPVPLITSVGGVNSRTGVPTEFALRQNFPNPFNPSTTINFDIPAAGQYVMKVYNMLGQEVSTLINGELNAGYHSVTFDASRLTSGVYIYRLTGNNVVMTKKMMLNK